The DNA segment TTAAAGTTTATTTCAAGTTTTTGTACATATAAAATTCCTGGTTAATATTAATAGTAGCCGACATAGAAATACGTTtgttaaatcaataaaatatTTGCCCGCATGAATAGAGTACGTGGGAAATAAAAACTGTATCCGCGTTGTTAATTCTTGaatttaatagaaataaaatgtgTCTTTGCCTTGGTCCTGCTAAATCCGGCAAAACGTTCTTAATGAAACGTTTACAAGGCGATGAAATAAATGACGCGACCCACACTGTTTCTACAAACGGTATAAATCTTTTTACAGTAAAGAACAATACTGGTGAATTTGACATGATTATTAGAGAAATTGGAGGAAGTATGGCACCAATATGGAAGCATTATTTCGATAAGGTGGTTCTTTTTAgataaaaaaatgtttaaataCAAATAACGTTTTAAAATGACTTGTAAGGAAATTCTGATTTTCTTAgctttattaatttttaaataaaagtaTCTGTATTAGAGACAATAAAAGAGAATTACGTGAAAAAGTTGAATTAAAAGTTTTACGTTCTAGGTACGGAAAATCATTTACGTAGTGGACACCAGCAATCTTTGTCAAATAAGCGCGGCAGGAGTATTACTTTATTCTTTATTAGTTGAGCCTAGATTACGAAATGTAAAAATCGCATTAGCACTGAATAAAATGGACCTTTCTTATCGTCAGATGCGCAACGAAGCTTTACTTATGCTCCAGTATTCACGTCTACAGAAAGAAGTTCTACAAGAAATAATTATATTCGAAACCAGTGGTATGACCGGGCAAGGTATAGAAGAGTTAAGAAATTGGTTATTCGACCCGGCTACTTTAAAATCGGCGATAAATGCGAACAAGTAACAATTATTGTATAGCATAGAAAGATCTTATCAGAAAGTGGATATTGTTTTATTTACACTCAATGTTACAAAGATATAAGATTTCTACTAAGAATTACTTCTCGGTTAACGctaatattattttaatataaatcATTAGAGCAAATTTCCGTTTATTACATTCGAGTGTGGGAATATTAGCAAAAATAAAATTTATCGAGTGTACAAGATTTACACACTATGTAACGTGTATTTAAAACACTGCTTGCTTAattatttaaaaggcattaaaaACAAAAACAGATCTGCTGTAGATATAAGATAATCGATCAAAAAGTTTCAGCGTGTATGTGTGTCTGtgttcctctccctctctctctctctctccctctatctTTCCGTGTGTCTATgtgaattcatttgaaataagtactatttaaataataaaacatTACTATCTTGAAAACTACACTCTGTTCTACATCACAAGTATTAGAGTACTAGGATCGAGGTACATACACATagagaaaaataattaaataatacttTCATTAATTCATATGTAAATAGTGTATTCTTAAAATAAGTTCAAAAACTTTTTGACCAATTTTAAAATACACATACTTGAAAAATGACttcttataataataatattaataataataataataataataataataataataataataattataataattataataatagtaataataatagtaataataataataatagtagtaataataataataataataataataataataataattataattataataataatattaatagagttcttataacatgtaatttaaattaaagtaCAAGATTACAGGAGCACACGCAATAAGAAGTTTTCACAGAAATGACAAAATAAGTGTACTTTTCTGTTTTCTTGTACCATTAATGATAAATAGATGATTGTATatacattttttaaaaattgtttTTTCAAACACTTAAGACTCTTCCTATCAACTTATTCATCTGTGAGCTGCTCAAAATATAATAAACTATACAATATTAGCCAGAGAATAACGTCTAATGTATTCTTGTAAGATCTTCCACTATTTTTACAAGATCATCTACTGTTGCCTCCTTTTTCATGCCGCTCGGATCGTCGATCTGAAGAAAAAGAGTAAATTAAACAAGTGAACATAATATAGAGATTTTAt comes from the Xylocopa sonorina isolate GNS202 chromosome 1, iyXylSono1_principal, whole genome shotgun sequence genome and includes:
- the LOC143431252 gene encoding ADP-ribosylation factor-like protein 16; the encoded protein is MCLCLGPAKSGKTFLMKRLQGDEINDATHTVSTNGINLFTVKNNTGEFDMIIREIGGSMAPIWKHYFDKVRKIIYVVDTSNLCQISAAGVLLYSLLVEPRLRNVKIALALNKMDLSYRQMRNEALLMLQYSRLQKEVLQEIIIFETSGMTGQGIEELRNWLFDPATLKSAINANK